The sequence aggtggtggtgttggtggtacatcccatgtttgctgggcggcaggtgccaacgttcctccagaggcggaggaagaggccgaggcggcggcagcagcaaaagaggccgaggtggcagcagcagaagaggtatcagggggagcctgagtgacttccttgtttttaaggtgtttactccactgcagttcatgctttgcatgcaggtgcctggtcatgcaggttgtgctaaggttcagaacgttaatgcctcgcttcaggctctgatggcacagtgtgcaaaccactcgggtcttgtcgtcagcacattgtttgaagaagtgccatgccagggaactccttgaagctgcctttggggcataagagactgctgcataacttgaggctcagacagtttccctgatatgcatgggggtgatgtgacagactgatgggcttggttttcatgcgccatctgtgcgctttctgcagaagactgggtgggagataatgtgaacgtgctggatgcactgtcggccacccaattgactaatgcctgtacctgctcaggccttaccatccttagaacggcattgggccccaccaaatatccctgtaaattctggcggctactgggacctgagatagttggaacactaggacgtgtggctgtggcagaacggccacgtcctctcccagcaccagagggtccactaacaccaccacgaccatgtccacgtccgagtccacgtcccttactagatgttttcctcattgttaccgttcaccacaataagaaaaatattattcgggccaatgtattgaattaaaattcaggcctttttttacagacacctaacactatctggctatctatttaggtaccgtattacactaatacaggcacaccagtaatgacagatttagctgaatataaatgtgaggcctattttttgcgcactgtgtgacagatatacctttaatcacagaattagacttgtatctgcactgtagcgtgtgtgttaagtttttcagaatgacactatcagcaccttgaatctaagatatcctttttgggatagatttaaagtaggcctgatatagcagaaactactaattttgagaatggcaaatttgggaatagtttttcaacccagaacaaaaactgtgcttttacggtcactaaatataacttgaccagctaaaactgtactgatttggaggaatagaaatgtcaggcctattttttaggcgctgggtgacaggctcaacttgcccctgatgtagtatatggccaaaaaataaccacactattgatggttaaatgcacttgatgaaagcttgaccctgatgtaggatatagcaaaaaataatcacactattgatggttaaatgcacttgggtgacacaggctcagcctgcacctgatgtaggatatagcaaaaaataaccacactattgatggttaaatgcacttggtggtagcttgtgctggcgcaccacaagccacaaaatggccgccgatcaccccagaaaaaagtgatataaaaacgctctgggcagcctaaaaaaagtgagcaattcaatatcagcacttcaatgatccacagctggagatcgatcactgaattaagtcttttggaggagttaatctgcctaatctcgccctaacgtcgcagcagcaacctctccctacacttgtatcagcagagtgacgtgcagcgctacgtgacccaagcttatatagaggctgggtcacatgcggcactggccaatcacagccatgccaatagtaggcaaggctgtgatggcctcttggggcaagtagtatgacgcttgttgattggctgctttgcagtctttcaaaaagcgccaagaaagcgccgaacaccgaacccgaacccggacttttacgaaaatgtcacagacaccccaaaattcggtacgaacccgaactatacagttcgggttcgctcatccctacccactacctgaacaattgtaccacaatgagaATGAGtcgctccattatgtgatatacaggttgtatcggagtacctcttccttgtaatttttagcagcacttgcactttatatacaagtaaatatacaggaaagaatgtttcttaacaattttccctctaaaatttttttttttttttcagttttgtgcgtattattgtcattctgtaaaagtggcgtactactcggacaacatggttccctgcagcgacctaggagtccaagatgcatcgagacatcctccccatgctgttcccaaaccatttcagtggtgtttccatctatttctgaccttttcctatgaatcaGTCACCCTCCCCTATTCAGAGcaggggggtgcctggtttattgttcgggttctcccattgacttactcgggtgctcggtagagaacCTGAGCTTCCcgctgtgttcggccagagcacccgagcactttggtgctcgatctacactagtagcctataatgtccctttagaTGAGGCGGTGCAATTGTCAcgttgctcctacctggatacgctggaaccccaggcgtggCCGTCCGTTTCAGAAAAAGGGGTATTTGAATGGTGGTGGGAtgatgaaataaattgagtccagaccttgtaatgAACTTGATAaccgctttacttgaataaactttcatcaggcAACAATCTTCCAATtttatcttggtcaccagcaggctttggcatgaaTTCTGGCAGGAAAACGCACtccgctctgctacatctgttactCTCtgtctctgctgtgctgacaggattaTATAGGAATCTTTTCCTttgctgtatgctgcaacttAACTTTGTCATCTCGTCTGTATTTAGCTTTCTTTACTTAGAGGAGCTGTCTCTCCCTGGCTCTTGAGGCTTGTAGCATGGGCCTACAggtccagcagagctgagggtgctctgctggctggcacacagccttcccctcgaAAGGGATACTCCACACTGACTTTCACTAACTAAACTTCTCCCTCTCTACAGAGGGCTAGAATGGAACAAAATGCTCCATTCCAGGTAAACTAATTTTGCCAatactgccgccatctgctggtgaaccaggcacagtaCATCAAACATGGAAATAAATATACGCATTTGGCAGGATCTGGAGATTAATGCAAAGAATGACATTATATTAACCATAAGAGATAGTGGAGAGGCGCATCTGTGGGATATCCTCAAACGGAaatggaggagcgcaaggtcgctaacatccaccagctccgtgatgtcgtcatggaAGAGTGTAAGGGTATTCCAGtggaacctgtgaagctctagtgaactctatACCCGAGAGAGGTAaaacagtgctggaaaataatggtggccgcacaatatattgacactttgggcacaatctggccatttttacttagggttgtactcacttttgttgccagcggtttagacattattggcttcgtgttgagttattttgagggcacaacaaatttacactgttatacaagccgtaccctgactactttacattgtatcaaagtgtcagatcttcagtgttgtcccatgaaacgatataataaaatatttacaaaaaggtggggggtgcactcacttttgtgagatactgtatctgGACTGGCAGAtaagcactagtgttgagcaaagcatcCAAAGCCGAATTTGGTTCTAAAAAATCCaaattcctcgcgcttcgtggtaacgaatcatttTGGGGTTCACATTAATGTTTCAGTTTCCATAGCAATCCATTCAAAAGTGGCtaaaacggaaaataacggaatttcCAAAACAGAGAGTGATACAGAACACTTTAAATGGAATTCCGTTTTGTCCACCCTCATAGAGTTCAACTGATATTTTGAACAGAAACCTGATGAAAAGCTGCTTTCAGTTAATTGAACTCCATGAGGATGAATCAAAATGTAATGCGTTTACAGTGTTCAGTTTTGCTTTCCGTTTTAGCAATttcattattttccattttaaccacatTTGAACATCAGTAAAATGGAAAGCGatctgtgatgaagtaattcataaCATATCGAGTTTCTTTGTGAACTTCGGCAaagctgccaaatcaaatttttcatttttcaactTCGCTCGTCTCTAATCAGCACAGCAGATAAAGGAACGCAACAGGACCATCGTTGCTGTTTGGTCACTTTTATAAGAACTCAGTATATTTACATATTGTACATTGGTTGCCTTTATTACATACATTTCTTTGTGAGTTTATAGTTTTTTCTGTtggttagttaaaggggttttacaaccCCAACACAAATTCAATCCAGGGCTGGGAGAGTGTCTACAGGAAAGAAAAACAACCACTCACATATTCAATGGTGCTCTGTTCCAACAACGAGGCTCCAGTCTTTGCTTTATCTGGTCTCCTGTGGGCCAGAAGTTTAATGTCCCATCCATTGTCTGCTGTAGTTATTGTCTTGCCTTATTAAAGTCGTGTCCTCAAGAGTCATGTGACTGCTGAGCCTCTATGGTAGGCAAGGGTCTGACCAAGAATACAATGGCTGCTTTCAGAAACAACCCCCCTCTTGTACATggattgtgtctggtattacagttCAGCTTCATTGATGTGAAAAGTCTTGATAGTACAAACATCCTCTGGAAAGGTGTAGGCTGTTTTTGGGTCATCCCTTTAACTTTATCTCCTTCTTTTGCAGTCATCTGTGCTAAAGACAAAGAACGTGATTATTGTGGGAGCCCCTGTCCACCAACCTGCGATAACCTGAGGCCTAATTGTGCCGAAAAGTGTGCTATAGGATGTTTCTGCAAAACCGGCACTGTAGATAATGGCTTAGGTGAATGTGTGGAAACTGACAATTGCAAGCTCTGCAGTGGCAACACAACATATACCTCATGTATCAATCCCTGCCCTAAAGTAAAACCTCCTTTCACATGCCTAATGCTTTGTCTGAAAGGCTGCATCTGTAAACCCACCTATGAGCGCCTACCTGACAGcaacagatgtgtccttcctcaGGATCTCCCCCAAAGTGGCTCCAACAAGTAAACTGtcctatttgtgtgttattagtgctCATCAAAATTTAAAGTGTCCATATCCAATTATATTGAGATGTTTCTAATGAAAATAAAGTGATTGCAGTaattgtttttctctttttttattgaTTCATTAAGTGATCAGGGTCTCTGACCACTCACTGACCAACCTTTGACTGATCAGGTCACAGTCAATCTTTATTGATGTGGAAATGATCTACTGATCTGATTGTGATCCTTCTTATTTGTAACAAAGTCTTTTTGTCttagaatctgtcagcagttttcttgatacaaaactgctgacagacataGTTAGTGGACGAGGATAGGTAGTGATGCATAACTTTCTCCTTTAGTTTAGTGATATAGTtctgaaaatataaattttaaatCCTGCAGACGGCACTCTGAAAACAGTTGGAGGCTCACTTTGTGGAGTTGTGCTATgtataggcacaactctattgcaagcatatagagatggccttgcggttcgcccggcggtcgttttgcggggaACTTTAGTATTAGAATCTCGTAATGATCACGGCACTC is a genomic window of Bufo bufo chromosome 1, aBufBuf1.1, whole genome shotgun sequence containing:
- the LOC120993249 gene encoding cysteine-rich venom protein 6-like; the protein is MTRTITLLLISLSVLLALVTTESEIICAKDKERDYCGSPCPPTCDNLRPNCAEKCAIGCFCKTGTVDNGLGECVETDNCKLCSGNTTYTSCINPCPKVKPPFTCLMLCLKGCICKPTYERLPDSNRCVLPQDLPQSGSNK